In one Rutidosis leptorrhynchoides isolate AG116_Rl617_1_P2 chromosome 8, CSIRO_AGI_Rlap_v1, whole genome shotgun sequence genomic region, the following are encoded:
- the LOC139863905 gene encoding uncharacterized protein: protein MRAKLLDSKPVPTPLPTVENYITHGKPFDDPTLYRSLVGALQYLTITRPDLSYAVNQVSQFLLAPTIDHFQAVKRIIRYVKGTVAYGLMFSHSPAPTLLGYFDADWARCIETRRSTYGYSIFLGGNLVSWSAKKQPPVSRSSFVSPSIVLLPPDRPTISCDNKSAVFLSQNPISHKRSKHIDIDYHFLRELVSSGRLYTKFVPTTLQLADIFTKSLPRPQFESFRTKLRVVPPPVHLRGIKSPNIWRRGIFVHTGKICYTPTAWNFIPSYLYFTHKHTLLSRVSTSTANFLRSTPIKAAIINNHQQLYTLIDYLPSNMAKSEHSLIKKSSSAEKHVPANKKAPAKTTGKRKHQSVTNAVDNPKQKHKVKDVPSDDEVESKLPALRLRTTPTQFAKVMCSLTPEQKVCVTRLGFRSLIGFNIDQLPGNLVYYVVDNFDGDEMIIKTQKGNIKVDSQAVHDVFGLEDVGTDIDTLELKLGSLFVQNWLNQFPPPPFVTRSSSLCSKILTSTEVDSIFQMNFIMLFASTMVSCERNGKVSSYVLMRLSDDVDISSINWSMFLLSSLKYSKNGWNRNDPNCFYTGAATFLTLLYLDRTKFDSFPVVRGRPVFKNWKGAIAVRAKKEAELGSFGLLELADEYDEEAENGEGFLKLEDEDKADLRAIEGYWEVIEEKFKLVNELKHFLSRTIRESLSKYPDEKILISYEKKLNEVFKMDVCDVKTDDEMEDESEGKDDDDVNNDESEGKDDDDEKKAESEGTDDDDDDDDDHDDDEKNADSEKKDDECVDVNKVESEKKIDDGQSKADDDVNDKQEVNLDSDDPIVPVVTEVVGPKVAEKDVDKDQNEEEYTSLTQWFNNNVNEEDKYENKEYDEAVKLLDKGKLASSPEVGKTLPKQTAVQSKKFCKKAIKKDRTIVLRSAYINKLTVVSDILTNSELILAMELFSMKLSPSETVFESRKGSMIHRLSLESLCPDVYVEASVIDLWSFILNEEQKYRGQSSPSRFFFPSSIIYSYLYDNKNMKKEDKLMIIKESANAWFRFFPKLASLRKVDLVFFPICRHGHFFVLVIDMKVPKLYILDNSSVVKNYAARYAKVFNLLLYAFAEHMKFHKHPFANQIEKLERIRISLPWKTIDNVVDCGVFAMFHMDMFKARSENEWSDVLVPESAEQKNQLRKLRIRYASKILSHDLNIHAEQMLRNARNFAAFHEKKDYRKVIISAKQSRGVRVEKAKNKRCMTSNLMKSEVF, encoded by the exons ATGCGTGCTAAGTTGCTTGATTCAAAACCTGTGCCTACTCCTTTGCCCACAGTTGAAAATTATATCACGCATGGAAAACCTTTTGATGATCCTACTTTGTATCGCTCTCTAGTAGGTGCCTTACAATATCTTACTATTACTCGTCCTGATCTTTCTTATGCGGTTAATCAGGTGAGTCAGTTTCTTCTTGCACCAACCATCGATCATTTCCAGGCAGTTAAGCGTATCATTCGCTATGTGAAGGGTACTGTTGCTTATGGTTTGATGTTCAGTCACTCTCCGGCTCCTACTTTACTTGGTTATTTTGACGCAGACTGGGCTCGTTGTATTGAAACTCGTAGGTCTACTTACGGTTATTCAATTTTTCTAGGAGGAAATCTTGTTTCTTGGAGTGCAAAGAAGCAACCTCCTGTTTCTCGGTCTAGTT TTGTGAGTCCGAGTATCGTGCTTTTACCTCCGGATCGGCCTACTATCTCATGTGACAACAAAAGTGCCGTGTTTCTAAGTCAAAATCCGATCTCTCACAAGCGGTCGAAGCATATCGATATTGATTATCATTTTCTTCGTGAACTTGTTTCGTCAGGGCGTCTCTACACTAAGTTTGTTCCTACAACGTTACAACTTgcggatattttcactaaaagtttACCAAGGCCGCAGTTTGAAAGCTTTCGGACCAAGTTACGTGTTGTTCCACCACCTGTTCACTTGAGGGGG ATTAAAAGTCCCAATATATGGCGGAGGGGTATTTTCGTCCACACAGGCAAAATATGTTATACACCCACCGCTTGGAATTTCATTCCATCGTATCTGTatttcacacacaaacacacacttcTTTCTAGGGTTTCAACATCGACCGCTAATTTCCTTCGATCAACACCGATCAAAGCTGCCATTATCAACAATCATCAACAGCTATACACATTAATCGATTATCTTCCATCAAACATGGCTAAATCGGAGCATTCTCTAATCAAAAAATCGTCGTCGGCTGAAAAGCATGTTCCGGCTAATAAAAAAGCTCCGGCCAAAACTACTG GTAAAAGAAAACACCAGTCTGTTACCAATGCCGTTGATAATCCCAAACAGAAACACAAAGTTAAGGATGTTCCTTCTGATGATGAAGTTGAGTCTAAGCTACCTGCTCTTAGGCTAAGGACAACACCGACGCAGTTTGCAAAGGTGATGTGTTCGTTGACCCCCGAACAAAAAGTTTGTGTCACGAGACTTGGGTTTCGTTCTTTAATTGGGTTTAATATAGACCAATTGCCGGGTAATCTTGTTTACTATGTTGTTGACAATTTCGATGGTGATGAGATGATAATAAAGACTCAAAAAGGAAACATTAAGGTTGATTCCCAAGCTGTCCACGATGTGTTTGGACTCGAAGATGTTGGTACTGATATAGACACCTTGGAACTCAAGCTTGGTAGTCTTTTTGTTCAAAATTGGTTGAATCAGTTTCCACCACCCCCGTTTGTCACCCGTTCATCTTCACTGTGTTCTAAGATCCTGACCTCAACGGAAGTTGATAGTATCTTTCAGATGAACTTTATCATGTTGTTTGCAAGCACGATGGTGTCATGTGAAAGAAATGGGAAAGTGAGTTCGTATGTGTTGATGAGGTTGTCTGACGATGTTGATATTTCAAGTATCAACTGGTCCATGTTTCTTCTTTCTTCATTGAAATATAGCAAAAATGGATGGAACAGaaatgatcccaactgtttctacaCCGGTGCTGCTACTTTTCTCACC CTGCTCTATCTCGACCGTACAAAGTTTGATTCTTTTCCTGTTGTTCGTGGGCGTCCAGTTTTCAAGAACTGGAAAGGAGCCATTGCGGTTCGTGCAAAGAAAGAGGCTGAGCTCGGATCATTTGGGCTGTTGGAACTTGCAGATGAATATGACGAAGAAGCAGAAAATGGGGAGGGTTTTCTCAAACTTGAAGATGAGGATAAGGCTGATCTGCGTGCGATTGag GGTTATTGGGAAGTTATCGAGGAGAAGTTTAAATTGGTCAATGAGTTGAAGCATTTTTTATCACGGACAATACGTGAAAGTTTGTCCAAGTACCCAGATGAGAAGATATTGATATCTTATGAAAAGAAGTTGAACGAAGTCTTTAAAATGGATGTGTGTGATGTGAAGACTGACGATGAGATGGAGGATGAGTCAGAGGGAAAAGACGATGATGATGTCAACAATGATGAGTCAGAGGGAAAAGACGATGATGATGAGAAGAAGGCCGAGTCAGAGGGAactgacgatgatgatgacgatgatgatgaccaCGATGATGATGAGAAGAATGCTGAttcggagaaaaaagatgatgaatgtGTTGATGTAAACAAGGTTGAGTCTGAGAAAAAGATTGATGATGGGCAATCCAAGGCTGATGATGATGTGAATGATAAGCAAGAAGTTAATCTTGATTCCGATGATCCAATTGTTCCAGTTGTGACAGAAGTTGTAGGTCCAAAGGTTGCTGAGAAAGATGTTgacaaagatcaaaatgaagaagaGTACACATCTTTgacacaatggtttaacaacaacgTTAATGAG GAGGATAAATATGAGAACAAGGAGTATGATGAAGCTGTGAAATTGTTAGACAAGGGCAAGTTGGCAAGCAGCCCTGAAGTTGGAAAAACGTTACCGAAACAAACGGCTGTCCAGTCAAAGAAATTTTGTAAAAAAGCTATAAAGAAAGATCGGACAATCGTTCTTAGATCTGCTTATATCAACAAGCTGACTGTTGTGTCTGACATTCTGACAAACTCTGAGCTTATTTTGGCTATGGAATTATTTTCGATGAAGCTTAGCCCTTC tGAGACTGTTTTTGAATCAAGAAAAGGCAGCATGATACACCGTCTTAGTTTGGAATCACTTTGCCCCGATGTTTATGTTGAGGCTAGTGTAATTGATTTATGGAGCTTTATACTGAACGAAGAGCAAAAGTACAGAGGACAATCTAGCCCGTCTAGGTTTTTTTTCCCTTCTTCAATCATT TATTCTTACTTGTATGACAACAAGAACATGAAAAAGGAAGATAAGCTGATGATAATCAAAGAAAGTGCTAATGCTTGGTTTCGATTTTTTCCAAAGCTTGCGTCACTCCGAAAAGTTGATCTT GTATTTTTCCCAATCTGCAGACATGGGCATTTCTTTGTCTTGGTGATTGACATGAAAGTTCCCAAGCTCTACATACTTGACAACTCTTCGGTAGTTAAAAACTATGCTGCAAGATACGCCAAAGTTTTCAATCTTTtg CTATATGCTTTTGCTGAACATATGAAATTTCATAAGCATCCTTTTGCAAATCAAATTGAAAAATTGGAACGAATTAGGATTTCGCTGCCATGGAAAACAATAGATAATGTTGTGGATTGTGGCGTGTTTGCTATGTTCCACATGGACATGTTTAAAGCAAGATCAGAGAATGAGTGGTCTGATGTATTGGTGCCTGAGTCGGCTGAACAAAAGAATCAGCTACGGAAGCTGAGGATTCGCTATGCATCGAAGATTTTGTCGCATGATCTAAACATACATGCTGAGCAGATGTTAAGAAATGCAAGAAATTTTGCCGCATTCCATGAAAAGAAAGATTATAGGAAGGTTATCATTTCTGCAAAACAATCAAGAGGTGTCCGAGTTGAAAAGGCTAAAAATAAGAGGTGCATGACCAGCAATCTAATGAAGAGTGAAGTTTTTTGA
- the LOC139863906 gene encoding protein FAR1-RELATED SEQUENCE 5-like, whose translation MEPEREYDISDEDINKIQNDDDYNSPKATATRKNETPGGSLYYAPIVDKLFLPVIGHNYGTLDQCEEMYRLYAYHACFDIRKAGQKTAKSGLVKQKYYLCNKAGTPKEVYFDTLQETKKPIRKSNMECTGCRAKVRFDRVYGTDTFVLADFEEQHNHELLPIEYRHLSKKERQMRYAEKLFVYHSTVSNIGPTKAYEVYSNMKGSEKNVHGTVIDFRNWKRDLNVFINATDSQMLVNKMEERKKYVPGFSFEYKLEKSQLHSIFWADEVAKCNYKEFSDVISFDATYRTNRYNLKFVPFTGIDNHRRCVTVAAAMIKDETAESYKWLLNCFKKTFGKEPNMIVTDQDKSMAIAIKEVFKTAKHRLCMWHIMRKVPSKIQEANPNIEDKQEKDFKKRFDKIVWNMYIEPTVFEEKWEKLMDDFSLKNDSWFKYMFDVRSSWIPAYFIETEMFGLMRTTSRSESENAFFSHFTRSASNLLTFMDGFESAMLKQRSKQESLDVQTIKKNPKLLTLLRIEKHASKVYTNTIFLIIQQEIVAALYKCSLDKMDKEEYTEIFVVKEKLEKRKECSNEGKKNEGSNEGKKDEGSSMEDKREGSNEEKEFFKYKNDNIDEIPEKYIMRRWRRDIIPPELRSRRNRYGNENIAVQNSINEITSLIDDCVELIGQDETMLQVLLEKVKMVKKEVEAQVPKQFKKKDDVIQEMVGVSKPNSLDIQNPPVGRYKGCGKDKRLMSGKEKGILESKKRKITCSNCGSHEHNCRGCDKDKR comes from the exons ATGGAACCAGAGAGGGAATACGATATCAGTGATGAAGACATCAACAAAATCCAGAATGATGATG ATTATAATTCACCAAAAGCAACTGCAACACGTAAAAACGAAACACCGGGTGGATCATTGTATTATGCACCAATTGTTGACAAACTTTTCTTACCGGTCATTGGTCATAATTATggaacacttgatcaatgtgaagaGATGTATAGGTTATATGCATATCATGCATGTTTTGACATAAGAAAGGCTGGACAAAAAACTGCAAAATCTGGATTAGTCAAACAAAAGTATTACTTATGCAACAAGGCTGGCACACCAAAGGAAGTCTACTTTGACACATTACAAGAAACTAAAAAGCCAATTCGGAAAAGCAACATGGAATGCACAGGATGTAGGGCTAAAGTTAGATTCGACCGGGTGTATGGAACAGATACTTTCGTTCTTGCTGACTTTGAAGAACAACATAATCATGAGTTGCTACCGATAGAATACAGACATTTAAGTAAAAAGGAAAGACAAATGAGGTATGCAGAGAAGTTGTTTGTATACCATTCGACGGTATCAAATATTGGTCCAACAAAGGCATACGAAGTTTACAGCAATATGAAAGGGTCTGAAAAAAATGTTCATGGAACTGTAATTGACTTCAGAAACTGGAAACGAGATTTGAATGTGTTTATCAATGCAACTGATTCTCAAATGCTCGTTAACAAAATGGAAGAAAGGAAAAAATATGTTCCTGGTTTTTCATTTGAGTACAAGCTTGAAAAAAGTCAATTACATTCTATTTTCTGGGCGGATGAAGTTGCAAAGTGCAACTACAAGGAGTTTAGTGATGTTATCTCATTTGATGCAACATATAGAACTAACAG GTACAACCTCAAGTTTGTACCATTTACTGGAATAGATAACCACCGTAGGTGTGTCACTGTTGCTGCGGCAATGATCAAGGATGAAACAGCCGAGAGTTACAAATGGCTACTTAATTGCTTCAAGAAGACATTCGGGAAAGAGCCAAACATGATTGTGACAGATCAGGATAAATCAATGGCGATAGCCATAAAAGAGGTCTTTAAGACGGCAAAGCATAGACTATGCATGTGGCACATTATGAGGAAGGTGCCATCAAAG ATTCAAGAAGCAAATCCTAATATTGAAGACAAACAAGAAAAAGACTTCAAGAAGAGATTTGATAAAATTGTGTGGAATATGTACATAGAACCaactgtttttgaagaaaaatgGGAAAAGTTGATGGACGATTTTTCATTGAAGAATGACAGTtggttcaaatatatgtttgatgttAGATCAAGTTGGATACCAGCATATTTCATCGAGACTGAAATGTTTGGTTTGATGCGAACTACTTCAAGATCAGAGAGTGAAAATGCTTTTTTTTCACACTTTACAAGATCTGcatcaaatctgttgacttttatgGACGGCTTTGAATCTGCCATGTTAAAACAGAGGTCAAAACAAGAATCTTTGGATGTACAGACAATCAAGAAAAACCCAAAATTATTAACGTTGCTAAGAATTGAAAAACATGCATCGAAGGTATACACGAATACAATTTTTCTGATTATTCAACAAGAGATTGTTGCAGCTTTGTATAAATGTTCGTTGGATAAAATGGACAAAGAGGAATACACGGAAATATTTGTTGTTAAAGAGAAATTGGAAAAGAGAAAGGAATGCTCGAATGAAGGGAAGAAAAATGAAGGTTCGAATGAAGGGAAAAAAGATGAAGGCTCAAGTATGGAGGATAAAAGGGAAGGCTCGAATGAAGAAAAAGAGTTCTTCAAATACAAG AACGATAATATAGATGAAATCCCTGAAAAATACATAATGAGGCGTTGGAGAAGGGATATAATACCACCAGAGTTAAGATCAAGGAGAAACAGATATGGCAACGAAAACATTGCTGTTCAAAATTCTATTAATGAAATCACATCACTTATTGATGATTGTGTTGAACTAATTGGGCAGGATGAAACGATGCTACAAGTGCTTCTTGAAAAAGTTAAAATGGTGAAGAAAGAAGTTGAGGCTCAAGTGCCAAAACAGTTTAAGAAAAAAGATGATGTCATACAAGAAATGGTTGGTGTTTCAAAACCTAATTCATTAGACATACAAAACCCACCGGTTGGGAGATACAAAGGTTGTGGAAAAGATAAGCGTCTCATGAGTGGAAAAGAGAAAGGAATTTTGGAAAGCAAAAAAAGAAAGATTACTTGCAGTAATTGTGGATCACATGAACACAATTGCAGGGGTTGTGACAAAGACAAACgttga
- the LOC139863907 gene encoding uncharacterized protein encodes MDAFISKMRKIVEVQNKSIGALANEIGNVAKSKGNWEPGTILSYTVLNPNHKESSKRHSVNMVGTLRSGKKYDNKVGEKEVAKHDASKSPIILVEEDEVSENNDLGKGMENKEPIINEIRKSGTKPKTVPFPQALESPNQFPYGKKGPQQEDMWETFKQVKINLPLLVAIKQVLSYAKFLKDLCTQKRKKRATLPKKVELTEHLSAAILSTLPPKFKDPGTPLIAVTVGNVNVKKALLDLGASINILPFCLVDRFELGLMKRTDIIIQLADQSIKTPRGMLEDVIVKVEDFYYPVDFVVMDIEPRNRDAQPTIILGRPFLATINAHINCRIGVMDISFRNRKMRINIFNSFHAPCVHGCYQVDIVDEQVEKHASHLITHDVVENFCLGDEDDVECEEVKVAELAIASTMDSRLPPWTHKSEPLPKSIDTNTKP; translated from the coding sequence ATGGACGCGTTTATTTCCAAAATGCGAAAAATAGTGGAGGTGCAAAACAAGTCTATTGGTGCATTGGCTAACGAAATTGGTAATGTAGCGAAGAGTAAGGGAAATTGGGAGCCGGGTACCATTCTGAGTTATACGGTGTTAAATCCAAATCATAAAGAATCGAGCAAAAGACATAGTGTAAACATGGTAGGAACCTTGCGTAGTGGAAAGAAGTATGACAACAAGGTTGGTGAGAAAGAGGTAGCTAAACACGATGCAAGTAAGTCTCCTATCATTCTTGTTGAGGAGGATGAGGTAAGTGAAAATAATGACCTTGGGAAGGGGATGGAAAATAAAGAACCCATCATTAACGAAATTAGGAAATCGGGTACGAAACCAAAAACCGTTCCATTTCCCCAGGCCTTAGAGTCCCCTAACCAATTTCCTTATGGGAAGAAGGGACCACAACAGGAGGACATGTGGGAAACATTTAAACAAGTTAAGATTAATTTGCCCCTTCTCGTTGCTATTAAGCAAGTCCTGTCCTATGCCAAGTTTTTAAAAGACCTTTGCACTCAAAAGAGAAAGAAAAGGGCGACTTTACCCAAGAAGGTGGAACTAACCGAGCACCTGAGTGCGGCTATTTTGAGTAcacttccacctaagtttaaggacccTGGGACCCCATTGATAGCAGTGACTGTAGGAAACGTGAATGTGAAAAAGGCGTTATTGGATCTAGGAGCGAGCATTAATATCTTACCCTTTTGTCTAGTTGACCGATTTGAACTAGGTTTAATGAAAAGAACCGACATAATTATTCAACTAGCAGACCAATCAATCAAAACGCCTAGGGGTATGTTAGAAGATGTGATAGTAAAAGTGGAGGATTTCTATTACCCGGTTGACTTTGTAGTGATGGATATTGAACCTAGGAATAGAGATGCCCAACCCACGATAATCTTGGGGCGCCCGTTTTTGGCCACCATAAATGCCCATATAAACTGTAGAATAGGTGTCATGGACATATCATTTAGAAATAGGAAAATGAGGattaatatctttaattctttTCATGCCCCATGTGTCCATGGATGCTACCAAGTAGACATAGTTGATGAGCAAGTGGAGAAACATGCTTCCCATTTGATAACACATGATGTGGTGGAAAATTTTTGCTTAGGTGATGAGGATGACGTTGAGTGTGAGGAAGTTAAGGTGGCTGAGTTGGCCATAGCAAGTACAATGGACTCTAGGTTACCACCTTGGACTCATAAATCTGAGCCATTACCCAAGTCCATAGATACCAACACGAAACCTTAG